The genome window AAATCAGTTTCGGAATCTATGTCAAGAAAAAATTCCGCTTCTGCATCCTTTGCACCGGGCATAGTGAATTTCAAGGAATGATTTACCACTTTGAAAGGGGAGTTGTCCCAAATTTTTATTTTGAGAAGTTTTTCTCCCGATTCCAGAACAGTCGCGTGAGCGTATTGCGCCACAGGATAGTCCACCGAGAGATTTTTGACGGTAACATCGCGTGAATTTGTTATTTCAATCGGAACCATTACGCCGTGAAATATCAGCTCGGCACCATTACCTTCAATAGTAATGCCATCAAAATCAATTATCGGTATACCGATTTTCTTGTATCCGTCATTGTCGTGGTTAAGTATACAGCTTACACGTTCCGCGGCGTAATCCGGATAAAAATTATATCGTCCCTTTTCAAATTCCAGCATCTTGTCGCCGGTTTGCTTCATGGATTCCAGAGCGCTAAGAACGGTGTAGGCAATATCTTCATGTGTGTGCCGTATTATCATCTTTGTATCCTCATCTGAAAACAGAATTGTCGGTATTGTATATTTCTTTTCGCATTATGCGGTAATCGGCGGATAAAACGTTGATATCCACTTTCTCTGCAATGACCTTTACTACATATTCAGGATTGAGGTAATCATTGTTTCCCGAGGTGAGACGTGCGTTAATCGTAAGTATTCCGTCGGCGTAGCTTGCGTTAATGTGTTTTATGTTTTCCGAAATATCCGTAACAGCCTCGCTGGATTTGGTTTGTTTGAGTATCATCACAGGGGGTGTAAAGACCTCATTCGCCCGTTCACTTATGTCCGAAGGGCAGGGAATGGTAATTTCATAATCGCAGGTGCCTATGGTCTTAAGAGGCATAACGGGACGCTTTACGTAATACACTTCAAGACCGGCGGGAAGAGTGTCGTTCAGTGCTTTCATTATGTCCTCGTATTCCATTTCTTCGGTAATCTGTGTGTCAAGAACTTCACATTCGCTTTCGGCACCGATACTGAGGTTGAGACCGAATACCAGCTTGGGACGGGGATTGAAGCCCTCACTGTACGCTATTGGCAAGCCTGCACGTCGGAAAGCCCTCGCCATTGTGCGGTTGAGATCAAGATGAGATATAAATCTCATGGGGCCTGTTTTCTTAAAACGTATTCTTATATCTTTTTTTATGTTATTCATCTTCATCATCCTTTGAAATTTTGTGCATCTGACGCTGAGCATTTATAAGACCGTAGTAAATGCCGCGCTTTTCAATCAGTTCGTCATGAGTTCCGCTTTCGGCAATGGTGTTGTTGTCAATCACAATAAGTCTTGTGGCGTTTCTGAGGGTTGACAGACGATGAGCAATCGCAAGGGTAGTGCGGTTCTTTGTGAGCTTTTGCAGTGCATCCTGAATCAGCTTTTCCGTTTCTGTGTCAAGAGAAGCGGTTGCCTCGTCCAGAATAAGTATTTTGGGATCTGTCAGCACTGCACGAGCGATTGCAAGTCTTTGACGCTCGCCGCCTGAAAGCGTATAGCCGCTTTCGCCGATATATGTGTTGTAGCCGTCGGGTAACTTCATAATGAAGGAATGCGCATTGGCGAGCTTTGCGGCACGTATTATTTCCTCACGTGTGGCAGCAGGATTGGAGTAGGCGATATTCGCGTAAATCGTGCCGGAGAACAGGAATGTTTCCTGCAACACCGCACCAATCTGTGAACGCAGACTATGCTGTGAAAGGTCTCGTATATCATGACCGTCAATGCGTATAGCACCGCTTTTTACATCGTAAAGACGCATAACAAGGTTTATGAGCGTGCTTTTTCCGGCACCGCTTCGTCCTACAATGCCTATCATTTCGCCCGGCTTTATCGATAGATTGATGTTCTTTAGTACCTCGTTGGTTTCTTCGTAAGAAAAATCCACGTTTTCAAAGTCGATATTGCCCTTGATATCGATATCCAGTGCATCAC of Oscillospiraceae bacterium contains these proteins:
- a CDS encoding DUF2344 domain-containing protein, encoding MLSVRCTKFQRMMKMNNIKKDIRIRFKKTGPMRFISHLDLNRTMARAFRRAGLPIAYSEGFNPRPKLVFGLNLSIGAESECEVLDTQITEEMEYEDIMKALNDTLPAGLEVYYVKRPVMPLKTIGTCDYEITIPCPSDISERANEVFTPPVMILKQTKSSEAVTDISENIKHINASYADGILTINARLTSGNNDYLNPEYVVKVIAEKVDINVLSADYRIMRKEIYNTDNSVFR